In Halomonas alkalicola, the following proteins share a genomic window:
- a CDS encoding YaiI/YqxD family protein yields MPTLWVDADACPRVARDIIVRAAERTATPAWFVANHAVPLPPSRWVKGLAVSQGFDAADDEIVERIQPGDLLITSDLPLAMAAIERQAKVMTTRGEALNENNIRARVQMRDFMETMRASGEHTGGPRGYSDADRREFANALDRWLAKNR; encoded by the coding sequence ATGCCGACGCTGTGGGTCGACGCCGACGCCTGCCCCCGGGTAGCCCGCGACATCATCGTACGCGCCGCCGAGCGCACCGCCACGCCAGCCTGGTTCGTGGCCAACCATGCGGTGCCGCTGCCGCCCTCCCGCTGGGTCAAGGGGCTGGCGGTGAGCCAGGGCTTCGACGCCGCCGATGACGAGATCGTCGAGCGCATCCAGCCGGGCGACCTCCTGATCACCTCGGACCTGCCCCTGGCCATGGCGGCCATCGAGCGGCAGGCGAAGGTGATGACCACCCGGGGCGAGGCCCTGAACGAGAACAATATCCGCGCTCGGGTGCAGATGAGGGACTTCATGGAAACCATGAGAGCCAGCGGCGAGCACACCGGCGGGCCGAGGGGCTACAGCGATGCGGATCGCCGCGAGTTCGCCAATGCCCTGGACCGCTGGCTGGCGAAGAACCGATAA
- a CDS encoding glutathione S-transferase family protein: MGLLINGKWHDQWYDTDKHGGEFVRESAKLRDWVTPSGEKGPDGQPGLPAEAGRYHLYVSLACPWAHRVMILRKLKGLEELIGLSHVSPLMLDEGWTYNVAEGASGDPVNGVDFHHQLYTLTDAGYTGRVTVPALWDKQQRRIVNNESSELLRMFNGAFDELTGNRLDFYPEELRATIDEVNADVYDHINNGVYKSGFATEQKVYEKHVVALFEALDRMEARLAEHRYLAGEWLTEADIRLFTTLVRFDAVYHGHFKCNLRRIEDYPNLSNYLRELYQWPGIAETVNFDHIKRHYYYSHDTINPTRIVPHGPLLELDRPHDRERLPGQGIREKG; this comes from the coding sequence ATGGGCCTTCTGATCAACGGCAAGTGGCACGACCAGTGGTATGACACCGACAAGCACGGAGGCGAGTTCGTGCGCGAATCCGCCAAGCTGCGTGACTGGGTGACCCCCAGTGGCGAGAAGGGGCCTGACGGCCAGCCGGGCCTGCCCGCCGAGGCGGGGCGCTATCACCTCTATGTCTCGCTGGCCTGTCCCTGGGCGCACCGCGTCATGATCCTGCGCAAGCTCAAGGGCCTCGAGGAGCTGATCGGCCTCTCCCACGTCAGCCCGCTGATGCTCGACGAGGGGTGGACCTACAACGTGGCCGAAGGGGCCAGCGGCGATCCGGTCAACGGCGTCGACTTCCATCACCAGCTCTATACCCTGACCGATGCGGGCTATACCGGCCGCGTGACCGTGCCGGCGCTGTGGGACAAGCAGCAGCGGCGCATCGTCAACAACGAGTCCTCGGAGCTGCTGCGCATGTTCAACGGCGCCTTCGATGAGCTGACCGGCAACCGCCTCGACTTCTATCCCGAGGAGCTGCGCGCGACCATCGATGAAGTGAACGCCGACGTCTACGACCACATCAACAACGGGGTCTACAAGTCGGGCTTCGCCACCGAGCAGAAGGTCTACGAGAAGCACGTGGTGGCGTTGTTCGAGGCGCTGGATCGCATGGAGGCGCGCCTGGCCGAGCACCGCTACCTGGCCGGCGAGTGGCTCACCGAGGCGGACATTCGCCTCTTCACCACCCTGGTGCGTTTCGACGCCGTCTACCACGGCCACTTCAAGTGCAACCTGCGCCGCATCGAGGACTACCCGAACCTCTCGAACTACCTGCGCGAGCTCTACCAGTGGCCGGGCATTGCCGAGACGGTCAACTTCGACCATATCAAGCGCCACTACTATTACAGCCACGACACCATCAACCCGACCCGCATCGTGCCCCACGGCCCGCTGCTGGAGCTCGACCGCCCCCACGACCGCGAGCGCCTGCCGGGCCAGGGCATCCGCGAGAAGGGTTAA
- a CDS encoding LysR family transcriptional regulator produces the protein MSRVTLAQWQMLAAVVDHGGFARAAEAIHKSPSTLNHAVHKLEELLGVQVLEPVGRQVRLTEAGELLLRRARQLIESAAALEDVAGRLAEGLEAEVVLAVDQVFPSDALARALDDFSEAYPYVRVQLHETVLNGGIEMLYDGSADLVISGLSAQGFLGEPLVTVRFLAVAHPDHPLHHLERSLDLRDLVQHRQLVVRDSAQRQSLDSGWLKAEQRWTVSHLETSIDMVQRGLGFAWLPETRIQGALAAGRLKPLPLSVGGVREIPVQLIHRDRDRAGPATRALAEALAQGASGCMAQDGSILSND, from the coding sequence ATGTCACGCGTCACCCTGGCCCAGTGGCAGATGCTGGCCGCGGTCGTCGACCACGGCGGCTTCGCCCGCGCCGCCGAGGCGATCCACAAGAGCCCCTCCACCCTCAACCACGCGGTGCACAAGCTCGAGGAGCTGCTCGGCGTCCAGGTGCTGGAGCCGGTCGGCCGGCAGGTGCGCCTGACCGAGGCCGGCGAACTGCTGCTGCGCCGCGCCCGCCAGCTGATCGAGAGCGCCGCGGCCCTGGAGGACGTGGCCGGGCGCCTGGCGGAGGGGCTGGAGGCGGAGGTGGTGCTGGCCGTGGATCAGGTGTTCCCCTCGGACGCCCTGGCCCGCGCCCTGGATGACTTCTCCGAGGCCTACCCCTATGTGCGGGTCCAGCTGCACGAAACGGTGCTCAACGGCGGCATCGAGATGCTCTACGACGGCAGCGCGGATCTCGTGATCTCCGGCCTCTCGGCCCAGGGCTTCCTGGGCGAGCCGCTGGTCACCGTGCGCTTCCTGGCGGTGGCCCACCCCGACCACCCCCTTCACCATCTGGAGCGCTCGCTGGACCTGCGCGATCTCGTGCAGCACCGCCAGCTGGTGGTGCGCGATTCGGCGCAGCGCCAGTCCCTGGATTCGGGCTGGCTCAAGGCCGAGCAGCGCTGGACGGTGAGCCACCTGGAGACCTCTATCGACATGGTACAGCGAGGCCTGGGCTTCGCCTGGCTGCCGGAGACGCGCATTCAGGGCGCCCTTGCGGCGGGGCGGCTGAAGCCGCTGCCGCTCTCCGTCGGCGGCGTGCGCGAGATCCCGGTGCAGCTGATTCACCGCGATCGCGACCGCGCCGGCCCCGCCACCCGGGCCCTGGCCGAGGCGCTGGCCCAGGGGGCGAGCGGCTGCATGGCCCAGGATGGTTCAATTTTATCGAACGATTGA
- a CDS encoding pirin family protein: MTAPLLRQVDRLQSSQPSQDGDGVKIKRIHDFGGGLDPFLMIDELGSDRPDDYIGGFPPHPHRGIQTLTYVIHGGLTHEDHMGHSSTIRAGDAQWMHTGRGIVHSEMPLTDHHGLHAFQLWLNLAASEKMSPAEYRDVRGEEMPRLAGTEAELIALGGRWARDDGEAVTGPLNALAGNGGVAHLRLAAGGELTLQADAPTLLAYVFEGELQVGDTRVPAGQLARLSKGDRLAVASATGGQALLLAGTPHREPVAHYGPFVMNSQAELQQALRDYRDGTLTG, translated from the coding sequence ATGACAGCTCCCCTCCTTCGCCAGGTCGATCGCCTCCAGTCCAGCCAGCCGAGCCAGGACGGTGACGGCGTCAAGATCAAGCGGATCCACGACTTCGGCGGCGGGCTGGACCCCTTCCTGATGATCGACGAACTGGGCTCGGATCGTCCCGACGACTATATCGGCGGCTTTCCGCCCCACCCCCACCGCGGCATCCAGACCCTCACCTACGTGATCCACGGCGGCCTGACCCACGAGGACCACATGGGTCACTCCAGCACCATTCGCGCCGGCGACGCCCAGTGGATGCACACCGGGCGCGGCATCGTCCACTCCGAGATGCCACTCACCGACCACCATGGCCTGCACGCCTTCCAGCTGTGGTTGAACCTGGCCGCCAGCGAGAAGATGAGCCCGGCGGAGTACCGCGACGTGCGCGGTGAAGAGATGCCGCGACTGGCCGGCACCGAGGCCGAGCTGATCGCCCTGGGCGGCCGCTGGGCCCGAGATGACGGCGAGGCGGTGACGGGCCCCCTGAATGCCCTGGCCGGTAACGGCGGCGTGGCCCACCTGCGCCTGGCGGCGGGGGGTGAGCTGACCCTGCAGGCCGACGCCCCTACCCTGCTGGCCTACGTGTTCGAGGGCGAGCTTCAGGTGGGCGATACCCGGGTACCGGCTGGCCAACTGGCGCGGCTCTCCAAGGGCGACCGCCTGGCAGTGGCCAGCGCCACGGGCGGCCAGGCCCTGCTGCTGGCGGGCACCCCCCACCGGGAGCCTGTCGCCCACTACGGCCCCTTCGTGATGAACAGCCAGGCCGAGCTCCAGCAGGCGCTGCGCGACTATCGCGACGGCACCCTCACCGGCTGA